One window from the genome of Oncorhynchus kisutch isolate 150728-3 linkage group LG21, Okis_V2, whole genome shotgun sequence encodes:
- the zc3h14 gene encoding zinc finger CCCH domain-containing protein 14 isoform X11, producing the protein MEIGTEISKKIRAAIKGKLQELGAYVDEELPDYIMVMVANKKTSQQMSDDLSLFLGNNTIKFTVWLHGVLEKLRSVAVEPASLRPQLYSDTGTSSGKSEWKGEESKGLAVSSSRSDRTEARVSSSAHEHRRVSSDKTLSRLTSTVKPLMDPPSSEAVIDIKPELDDDLIGEDPVDMGVLPGRLRGSTSGGGRASAQIYRPPQGRSSSGTGRSADAYRSSEGSSGSHSRQQHSSYHLDSRSSRDSRTYREGGSSRQQQEEASRKRKAPVVSSVVRVNQAADGGRDSDDEEEDDDEEDEGYGVKNLSSRVSLPSKPERKPSLPPAKQANKNLLLRAMSEAQISINKTAAYLPIPQRQTVPVAPRTRSTTDEMNAAIQLVQEHLHGLVPRGQSYTPSEPQPPRQLALEVAEGSVLKPFDTRSFIVRRPELEEELVPVRNRLGQLDRVPMTSRLGLEEMPPPMRSGLEEVVPPMRSRLGLEEVAPPMRSRREETTVPMRSRLGAMVKEEIQPATPRMVQPASEKAEAAGSASPKFIVTLDGVPSPLGNLGDCDMEADDSYPKPAKTTMPDPSIHLGTKPKLSIHHRLQGEPQYPDELGMETEEEEEEAGPVKRQKVLERCKFWPVCKSGDECVYHHPTTQCKTFPSCKFGDKCLFVHPNCKFDGKCSKPDCPFTHVSRRGPAPYTPPVRPVPPVQTSSVCRFFPECKKMDCLFYHPKPCRFGAQCKRTGCTFYHPTASVPPRHALKWTKAQSS; encoded by the exons ATGGAGATCGGTACAGAGATAAGCAAGAAAATACGG GCTGCTATCAAGGGGAAGCTTCAAGAACTCGGTGCCTATGTTG aTGAAGAGTTACCAGACTATATCATGGTGATGGTGGCCAACAAGAAGACTTCCCAGCAGATGTCTGATGACCTGTCCCTCTTCCTCGGCAACAATACCATCAAGTTTACTGTCTG GTTACATGGAGTCCTGGAGAAGCTGAGGTCTGTGGCAGTAG aacccGCGTCCCTGAGGCCTCAGCTGTACTCTGACACTGGCACCTCGTCAGGGAAGAGTGAGTGGAAGGGGGAGGAGTCAAAGGGCCTTGCGGTGTCCAGCTCGCGCTCTGATAGGACAGAGGCCCGTGTGTCAAGCTCCGCCCATGAGCACAG AAGGGTCTCCTCAGACAAAACCTTGTCCCGCCTCACCTCCACGGTCAAGCCCCTGATGGACCCTCCCTCCTCCGAGGCCGTCATCGACATCAAGCCCGAGCTAGACGATGACCTCATCGGCGAGGACCCCGTGGACATGGGCGTCCTCCCAGGTCGCCTGCGCGGATCCACCTCCGGAGGAGGGCGGGCATCAGCTCAGATCTACAGGCCGCCCCAGGGCAGGTCCTCCTCGGGGACAGGCAGGTCGGCGGACGCCTATAGGTCCTCAGAGGGGTCCTCGGGGTCACACAGCAGGCAGCAGCACAGCAGCTATCACCTGGACAGTAGGAGCAGCAGAGACAGCAGGACATATAGAGAAGGAGGCAGCAGCAGG cagcagcaggaggaggcttCGAGGAAGCGCAAAGCCCCGGTGGTGAGCTCCGTGGTGCGGGTGAACCAGGCAGCAGACGGGGGTCGAGAcagtgatgatgaggaggaggatgatgatgaggaagaTGAAGGATACGGGGTCAAGAACTTGTCCAGCAGAGTGTCCCTGCCTTCCAAACCAGAACGCAA ACCCTCCCTGCCCCCGGCCAAACAAGCCAACAAGAACCTGCTACTGAGGGCTATGTCTGAGGCCCAGATCTCTATCAACAAGACTGCAGCCTACCTACCTA TACCACAGAGACAGACGGTTCCGGTGGCACCCAGGACGCGTTCAACCACTGACGAGATGAACGCAGCCATCCAGCTGGTTCAGGAGCACCTCCACGGCCTGGTCCCCAGGGGGCAGTCTTACACCCCCTCAGAGCCTCAGCCCCCCAGGCAGCTAG CTCTGGAAGTGGCCGAGGGGAGTGTCCTGAAGCCGTTTGACACACGCTCCTTCATCGTGAGGAGGCCTGAACTGGAGGAGGAGCTGGTTCCTGTCCGGAACAGACTGGGACAACTGGAcagg GTGCCTATGACGAGTAGGCTGGGGTTAGAGGAGATGCCACCACCTATGAGGAGTGGACTGGAGGAAGTGGTACCTCCTATGAGGAGTAGACTGGGACTGGAGGAAGTCGCACCTCCTATGAGGAGCAGACGGGAGGAGACCACCGTGCCTATGAGGAGCAGGCTGGGAGCCATGGTCAAGGAGGAGATCCAGCCAGCTACTCCACGCATGGTGCAGCCAGCCAG TGAGAAGGCTGAAGCTGCGGGGTCAGCCAGTCCTAAGTTCATTGTGACCCTGGATGGGGTTCCTAGCCCCCTGGGTAACCTAGGAGACTGTGACATGGAAGCGGATGACAGTTATCCTAAACCAGCCAAGACCACCATGCCTGACCCCTCCATCCACCTCGGAACAAAACCCAAACTCAGCATCCACCACAGACTGCAGGGAGAACCACAATACCCTGATG AGTTAGGGATggagactgaggaggaggaggaggaggcgggtcCTGTGAAGAGACAGAAGGTTCTGGAGAGGTGTAAGTTCTGGCCCGTCTGTAAGAGTGGAGATGAGTGCGTTTACCACCACCCTACCACTCAGTGCAA AACTTTCCCCAGCTGTAAGTTTGGGGACAAATGCCTGTTCGTCCATCCTAACTGTAAGTTTGACGGCAAGTGTTCCAAACCAGATTGTCCCTTCACTCACGTCAGCCGCAGAGGAcctgccccctacacccctccagtCAGACCAG
- the zc3h14 gene encoding zinc finger CCCH domain-containing protein 14 isoform X8, with product MEIGTEISKKIRAAIKGKLQELGAYVDEELPDYIMVMVANKKTSQQMSDDLSLFLGNNTIKFTVWLHGVLEKLRSVAVEPASLRPQLYSDTGTSSGKSEWKGEESKGLAVSSSRSDRTEARVSSSAHEHRRVSSDKTLSRLTSTVKPLMDPPSSEAVIDIKPELDDDLIGEDPVDMGVLPGRLRGSTSGGGRASAQIYRPPQGRSSSGTGRSADAYRSSEGSSGSHSRQQHSSYHLDSRSSRDSRTYREGGSSRQQQQEEASRKRKAPVVSSVVRVNQAADGGRDSDDEEEDDDEEDEGYGVKNLSSRVSLPSKPERKPSLPPAKQANKNLLLRAMSEAQISINKTAAYLPIPQRQTVPVAPRTRSTTDEMNAAIQLVQEHLHGLVPRGQSYTPSEPQPPRQLVQSRSLASRLQLDVPEDNMRAQHSDYLALEVAEGSVLKPFDTRSFIVRRPELEEELVPVRNRLGQLDRVPMTSRLGLEEMPPPMRSGLEEVVPPMRSRLGLEEVAPPMRSRREETTVPMRSRLGAMVKEEIQPATPRMVQPASEKAEAAGSASPKFIVTLDGVPSPLGNLGDCDMEADDSYPKPAKTTMPDPSIHLGTKPKLSIHHRLQGEPQYPDELGMETEEEEEEAGPVKRQKVLERCKFWPVCKSGDECVYHHPTTQCKTFPSCKFGDKCLFVHPNCKFDGKCSKPDCPFTHVSRRGPAPYTPPVRPVPPVQTSSVCRFFPECKKMDCLFYHPKPCRFGAQCKRTGCTFYHPTASVPPRHALKWTKAQSS from the exons ATGGAGATCGGTACAGAGATAAGCAAGAAAATACGG GCTGCTATCAAGGGGAAGCTTCAAGAACTCGGTGCCTATGTTG aTGAAGAGTTACCAGACTATATCATGGTGATGGTGGCCAACAAGAAGACTTCCCAGCAGATGTCTGATGACCTGTCCCTCTTCCTCGGCAACAATACCATCAAGTTTACTGTCTG GTTACATGGAGTCCTGGAGAAGCTGAGGTCTGTGGCAGTAG aacccGCGTCCCTGAGGCCTCAGCTGTACTCTGACACTGGCACCTCGTCAGGGAAGAGTGAGTGGAAGGGGGAGGAGTCAAAGGGCCTTGCGGTGTCCAGCTCGCGCTCTGATAGGACAGAGGCCCGTGTGTCAAGCTCCGCCCATGAGCACAG AAGGGTCTCCTCAGACAAAACCTTGTCCCGCCTCACCTCCACGGTCAAGCCCCTGATGGACCCTCCCTCCTCCGAGGCCGTCATCGACATCAAGCCCGAGCTAGACGATGACCTCATCGGCGAGGACCCCGTGGACATGGGCGTCCTCCCAGGTCGCCTGCGCGGATCCACCTCCGGAGGAGGGCGGGCATCAGCTCAGATCTACAGGCCGCCCCAGGGCAGGTCCTCCTCGGGGACAGGCAGGTCGGCGGACGCCTATAGGTCCTCAGAGGGGTCCTCGGGGTCACACAGCAGGCAGCAGCACAGCAGCTATCACCTGGACAGTAGGAGCAGCAGAGACAGCAGGACATATAGAGAAGGAGGCAGCAGCAGG cagcagcagcaggaggaggcttCGAGGAAGCGCAAAGCCCCGGTGGTGAGCTCCGTGGTGCGGGTGAACCAGGCAGCAGACGGGGGTCGAGAcagtgatgatgaggaggaggatgatgatgaggaagaTGAAGGATACGGGGTCAAGAACTTGTCCAGCAGAGTGTCCCTGCCTTCCAAACCAGAACGCAA ACCCTCCCTGCCCCCGGCCAAACAAGCCAACAAGAACCTGCTACTGAGGGCTATGTCTGAGGCCCAGATCTCTATCAACAAGACTGCAGCCTACCTACCTA TACCACAGAGACAGACGGTTCCGGTGGCACCCAGGACGCGTTCAACCACTGACGAGATGAACGCAGCCATCCAGCTGGTTCAGGAGCACCTCCACGGCCTGGTCCCCAGGGGGCAGTCTTACACCCCCTCAGAGCCTCAGCCCCCCAGGCAGCTAG TTCAGTCTCGGTCCCTGGCCTCTCGGCTGCAGTTAGACGTGCCAGAAGACAACATGAGAGCGCAGCACAGTGACTATTTAG CTCTGGAAGTGGCCGAGGGGAGTGTCCTGAAGCCGTTTGACACACGCTCCTTCATCGTGAGGAGGCCTGAACTGGAGGAGGAGCTGGTTCCTGTCCGGAACAGACTGGGACAACTGGAcagg GTGCCTATGACGAGTAGGCTGGGGTTAGAGGAGATGCCACCACCTATGAGGAGTGGACTGGAGGAAGTGGTACCTCCTATGAGGAGTAGACTGGGACTGGAGGAAGTCGCACCTCCTATGAGGAGCAGACGGGAGGAGACCACCGTGCCTATGAGGAGCAGGCTGGGAGCCATGGTCAAGGAGGAGATCCAGCCAGCTACTCCACGCATGGTGCAGCCAGCCAG TGAGAAGGCTGAAGCTGCGGGGTCAGCCAGTCCTAAGTTCATTGTGACCCTGGATGGGGTTCCTAGCCCCCTGGGTAACCTAGGAGACTGTGACATGGAAGCGGATGACAGTTATCCTAAACCAGCCAAGACCACCATGCCTGACCCCTCCATCCACCTCGGAACAAAACCCAAACTCAGCATCCACCACAGACTGCAGGGAGAACCACAATACCCTGATG AGTTAGGGATggagactgaggaggaggaggaggaggcgggtcCTGTGAAGAGACAGAAGGTTCTGGAGAGGTGTAAGTTCTGGCCCGTCTGTAAGAGTGGAGATGAGTGCGTTTACCACCACCCTACCACTCAGTGCAA AACTTTCCCCAGCTGTAAGTTTGGGGACAAATGCCTGTTCGTCCATCCTAACTGTAAGTTTGACGGCAAGTGTTCCAAACCAGATTGTCCCTTCACTCACGTCAGCCGCAGAGGAcctgccccctacacccctccagtCAGACCAG
- the zc3h14 gene encoding zinc finger CCCH domain-containing protein 14 isoform X6 — translation MEIGTEISKKIRAAIKGKLQELGAYVDEELPDYIMVMVANKKTSQQMSDDLSLFLGNNTIKFTVWLHGVLEKLRSVAVEPASLRPQLYSDTGTSSGKSEWKGEESKGLAVSSSRSDRTEARVSSSAHEHRRVSSDKTLSRLTSTVKPLMDPPSSEAVIDIKPELDDDLIGEDPVDMGVLPGRLRGSTSGGGRASAQIYRPPQGRSSSGTGRSADAYRSSEGSSGSHSRQQHSSYHLDSRSSRDSRTYREGGSSRQQQEEASRKRKAPVVSSVVRVNQAADGGRDSDDEEEDDDEEDEGYGVKNLSSRVSLPSKPERKPSLPPAKQANKNLLLRAMSEAQISINKTAAYLPIPQRQTVPVAPRTRSTTDEMNAAIQLVQEHLHGLVPRGQSYTPSEPQPPRQLVQSRSLASRLQLDVPEDNMRAQHSDYLALEVAEGSVLKPFDTRSFIVRRPELEEELVPVRNRLGQLDRVPMTSRLGLEEMPPPMRSGLEEVVPPMRSRLGLEEVAPPMRSRREETTVPMRSRLGAMVKEEIQPATPRMVQPASSEKAEAAGSASPKFIVTLDGVPSPLGNLGDCDMEADDSYPKPAKTTMPDPSIHLGTKPKLSIHHRLQGEPQYPDELGMETEEEEEEAGPVKRQKVLERCKFWPVCKSGDECVYHHPTTQCKTFPSCKFGDKCLFVHPNCKFDGKCSKPDCPFTHVSRRGPAPYTPPVRPVPPVQTSSVCRFFPECKKMDCLFYHPKPCRFGAQCKRTGCTFYHPTASVPPRHALKWTKAQSS, via the exons ATGGAGATCGGTACAGAGATAAGCAAGAAAATACGG GCTGCTATCAAGGGGAAGCTTCAAGAACTCGGTGCCTATGTTG aTGAAGAGTTACCAGACTATATCATGGTGATGGTGGCCAACAAGAAGACTTCCCAGCAGATGTCTGATGACCTGTCCCTCTTCCTCGGCAACAATACCATCAAGTTTACTGTCTG GTTACATGGAGTCCTGGAGAAGCTGAGGTCTGTGGCAGTAG aacccGCGTCCCTGAGGCCTCAGCTGTACTCTGACACTGGCACCTCGTCAGGGAAGAGTGAGTGGAAGGGGGAGGAGTCAAAGGGCCTTGCGGTGTCCAGCTCGCGCTCTGATAGGACAGAGGCCCGTGTGTCAAGCTCCGCCCATGAGCACAG AAGGGTCTCCTCAGACAAAACCTTGTCCCGCCTCACCTCCACGGTCAAGCCCCTGATGGACCCTCCCTCCTCCGAGGCCGTCATCGACATCAAGCCCGAGCTAGACGATGACCTCATCGGCGAGGACCCCGTGGACATGGGCGTCCTCCCAGGTCGCCTGCGCGGATCCACCTCCGGAGGAGGGCGGGCATCAGCTCAGATCTACAGGCCGCCCCAGGGCAGGTCCTCCTCGGGGACAGGCAGGTCGGCGGACGCCTATAGGTCCTCAGAGGGGTCCTCGGGGTCACACAGCAGGCAGCAGCACAGCAGCTATCACCTGGACAGTAGGAGCAGCAGAGACAGCAGGACATATAGAGAAGGAGGCAGCAGCAGG cagcagcaggaggaggcttCGAGGAAGCGCAAAGCCCCGGTGGTGAGCTCCGTGGTGCGGGTGAACCAGGCAGCAGACGGGGGTCGAGAcagtgatgatgaggaggaggatgatgatgaggaagaTGAAGGATACGGGGTCAAGAACTTGTCCAGCAGAGTGTCCCTGCCTTCCAAACCAGAACGCAA ACCCTCCCTGCCCCCGGCCAAACAAGCCAACAAGAACCTGCTACTGAGGGCTATGTCTGAGGCCCAGATCTCTATCAACAAGACTGCAGCCTACCTACCTA TACCACAGAGACAGACGGTTCCGGTGGCACCCAGGACGCGTTCAACCACTGACGAGATGAACGCAGCCATCCAGCTGGTTCAGGAGCACCTCCACGGCCTGGTCCCCAGGGGGCAGTCTTACACCCCCTCAGAGCCTCAGCCCCCCAGGCAGCTAG TTCAGTCTCGGTCCCTGGCCTCTCGGCTGCAGTTAGACGTGCCAGAAGACAACATGAGAGCGCAGCACAGTGACTATTTAG CTCTGGAAGTGGCCGAGGGGAGTGTCCTGAAGCCGTTTGACACACGCTCCTTCATCGTGAGGAGGCCTGAACTGGAGGAGGAGCTGGTTCCTGTCCGGAACAGACTGGGACAACTGGAcagg GTGCCTATGACGAGTAGGCTGGGGTTAGAGGAGATGCCACCACCTATGAGGAGTGGACTGGAGGAAGTGGTACCTCCTATGAGGAGTAGACTGGGACTGGAGGAAGTCGCACCTCCTATGAGGAGCAGACGGGAGGAGACCACCGTGCCTATGAGGAGCAGGCTGGGAGCCATGGTCAAGGAGGAGATCCAGCCAGCTACTCCACGCATGGTGCAGCCAGCCAG CAGTGAGAAGGCTGAAGCTGCGGGGTCAGCCAGTCCTAAGTTCATTGTGACCCTGGATGGGGTTCCTAGCCCCCTGGGTAACCTAGGAGACTGTGACATGGAAGCGGATGACAGTTATCCTAAACCAGCCAAGACCACCATGCCTGACCCCTCCATCCACCTCGGAACAAAACCCAAACTCAGCATCCACCACAGACTGCAGGGAGAACCACAATACCCTGATG AGTTAGGGATggagactgaggaggaggaggaggaggcgggtcCTGTGAAGAGACAGAAGGTTCTGGAGAGGTGTAAGTTCTGGCCCGTCTGTAAGAGTGGAGATGAGTGCGTTTACCACCACCCTACCACTCAGTGCAA AACTTTCCCCAGCTGTAAGTTTGGGGACAAATGCCTGTTCGTCCATCCTAACTGTAAGTTTGACGGCAAGTGTTCCAAACCAGATTGTCCCTTCACTCACGTCAGCCGCAGAGGAcctgccccctacacccctccagtCAGACCAG
- the zc3h14 gene encoding zinc finger CCCH domain-containing protein 14 isoform X9: MEIGTEISKKIRAAIKGKLQELGAYVDEELPDYIMVMVANKKTSQQMSDDLSLFLGNNTIKFTVWLHGVLEKLRSVAVEPASLRPQLYSDTGTSSGKSEWKGEESKGLAVSSSRSDRTEARVSSSAHEHRRVSSDKTLSRLTSTVKPLMDPPSSEAVIDIKPELDDDLIGEDPVDMGVLPGRLRGSTSGGGRASAQIYRPPQGRSSSGTGRSADAYRSSEGSSGSHSRQQHSSYHLDSRSSRDSRTYREGGSSRQQQEEASRKRKAPVVSSVVRVNQAADGGRDSDDEEEDDDEEDEGYGVKNLSSRVSLPSKPERKPSLPPAKQANKNLLLRAMSEAQISINKTAAYLPIPQRQTVPVAPRTRSTTDEMNAAIQLVQEHLHGLVPRGQSYTPSEPQPPRQLVQSRSLASRLQLDVPEDNMRAQHSDYLALEVAEGSVLKPFDTRSFIVRRPELEEELVPVRNRLGQLDRVPMTSRLGLEEMPPPMRSGLEEVVPPMRSRLGLEEVAPPMRSRREETTVPMRSRLGAMVKEEIQPATPRMVQPASEKAEAAGSASPKFIVTLDGVPSPLGNLGDCDMEADDSYPKPAKTTMPDPSIHLGTKPKLSIHHRLQGEPQYPDELGMETEEEEEEAGPVKRQKVLERCKFWPVCKSGDECVYHHPTTQCKTFPSCKFGDKCLFVHPNCKFDGKCSKPDCPFTHVSRRGPAPYTPPVRPVPPVQTSSVCRFFPECKKMDCLFYHPKPCRFGAQCKRTGCTFYHPTASVPPRHALKWTKAQSS, encoded by the exons ATGGAGATCGGTACAGAGATAAGCAAGAAAATACGG GCTGCTATCAAGGGGAAGCTTCAAGAACTCGGTGCCTATGTTG aTGAAGAGTTACCAGACTATATCATGGTGATGGTGGCCAACAAGAAGACTTCCCAGCAGATGTCTGATGACCTGTCCCTCTTCCTCGGCAACAATACCATCAAGTTTACTGTCTG GTTACATGGAGTCCTGGAGAAGCTGAGGTCTGTGGCAGTAG aacccGCGTCCCTGAGGCCTCAGCTGTACTCTGACACTGGCACCTCGTCAGGGAAGAGTGAGTGGAAGGGGGAGGAGTCAAAGGGCCTTGCGGTGTCCAGCTCGCGCTCTGATAGGACAGAGGCCCGTGTGTCAAGCTCCGCCCATGAGCACAG AAGGGTCTCCTCAGACAAAACCTTGTCCCGCCTCACCTCCACGGTCAAGCCCCTGATGGACCCTCCCTCCTCCGAGGCCGTCATCGACATCAAGCCCGAGCTAGACGATGACCTCATCGGCGAGGACCCCGTGGACATGGGCGTCCTCCCAGGTCGCCTGCGCGGATCCACCTCCGGAGGAGGGCGGGCATCAGCTCAGATCTACAGGCCGCCCCAGGGCAGGTCCTCCTCGGGGACAGGCAGGTCGGCGGACGCCTATAGGTCCTCAGAGGGGTCCTCGGGGTCACACAGCAGGCAGCAGCACAGCAGCTATCACCTGGACAGTAGGAGCAGCAGAGACAGCAGGACATATAGAGAAGGAGGCAGCAGCAGG cagcagcaggaggaggcttCGAGGAAGCGCAAAGCCCCGGTGGTGAGCTCCGTGGTGCGGGTGAACCAGGCAGCAGACGGGGGTCGAGAcagtgatgatgaggaggaggatgatgatgaggaagaTGAAGGATACGGGGTCAAGAACTTGTCCAGCAGAGTGTCCCTGCCTTCCAAACCAGAACGCAA ACCCTCCCTGCCCCCGGCCAAACAAGCCAACAAGAACCTGCTACTGAGGGCTATGTCTGAGGCCCAGATCTCTATCAACAAGACTGCAGCCTACCTACCTA TACCACAGAGACAGACGGTTCCGGTGGCACCCAGGACGCGTTCAACCACTGACGAGATGAACGCAGCCATCCAGCTGGTTCAGGAGCACCTCCACGGCCTGGTCCCCAGGGGGCAGTCTTACACCCCCTCAGAGCCTCAGCCCCCCAGGCAGCTAG TTCAGTCTCGGTCCCTGGCCTCTCGGCTGCAGTTAGACGTGCCAGAAGACAACATGAGAGCGCAGCACAGTGACTATTTAG CTCTGGAAGTGGCCGAGGGGAGTGTCCTGAAGCCGTTTGACACACGCTCCTTCATCGTGAGGAGGCCTGAACTGGAGGAGGAGCTGGTTCCTGTCCGGAACAGACTGGGACAACTGGAcagg GTGCCTATGACGAGTAGGCTGGGGTTAGAGGAGATGCCACCACCTATGAGGAGTGGACTGGAGGAAGTGGTACCTCCTATGAGGAGTAGACTGGGACTGGAGGAAGTCGCACCTCCTATGAGGAGCAGACGGGAGGAGACCACCGTGCCTATGAGGAGCAGGCTGGGAGCCATGGTCAAGGAGGAGATCCAGCCAGCTACTCCACGCATGGTGCAGCCAGCCAG TGAGAAGGCTGAAGCTGCGGGGTCAGCCAGTCCTAAGTTCATTGTGACCCTGGATGGGGTTCCTAGCCCCCTGGGTAACCTAGGAGACTGTGACATGGAAGCGGATGACAGTTATCCTAAACCAGCCAAGACCACCATGCCTGACCCCTCCATCCACCTCGGAACAAAACCCAAACTCAGCATCCACCACAGACTGCAGGGAGAACCACAATACCCTGATG AGTTAGGGATggagactgaggaggaggaggaggaggcgggtcCTGTGAAGAGACAGAAGGTTCTGGAGAGGTGTAAGTTCTGGCCCGTCTGTAAGAGTGGAGATGAGTGCGTTTACCACCACCCTACCACTCAGTGCAA AACTTTCCCCAGCTGTAAGTTTGGGGACAAATGCCTGTTCGTCCATCCTAACTGTAAGTTTGACGGCAAGTGTTCCAAACCAGATTGTCCCTTCACTCACGTCAGCCGCAGAGGAcctgccccctacacccctccagtCAGACCAG
- the zc3h14 gene encoding zinc finger CCCH domain-containing protein 14 isoform X10: MEIGTEISKKIRAAIKGKLQELGAYVDEELPDYIMVMVANKKTSQQMSDDLSLFLGNNTIKFTVWLHGVLEKLRSVAVEPASLRPQLYSDTGTSSGKSEWKGEESKGLAVSSSRSDRTEARVSSSAHEHRRVSSDKTLSRLTSTVKPLMDPPSSEAVIDIKPELDDDLIGEDPVDMGVLPGRLRGSTSGGGRASAQIYRPPQGRSSSGTGRSADAYRSSEGSSGSHSRQQHSSYHLDSRSSRDSRTYREGGSSRQQQQEEASRKRKAPVVSSVVRVNQAADGGRDSDDEEEDDDEEDEGYGVKNLSSRVSLPSKPERKPSLPPAKQANKNLLLRAMSEAQISINKTAAYLPIPQRQTVPVAPRTRSTTDEMNAAIQLVQEHLHGLVPRGQSYTPSEPQPPRQLALEVAEGSVLKPFDTRSFIVRRPELEEELVPVRNRLGQLDRVPMTSRLGLEEMPPPMRSGLEEVVPPMRSRLGLEEVAPPMRSRREETTVPMRSRLGAMVKEEIQPATPRMVQPASSEKAEAAGSASPKFIVTLDGVPSPLGNLGDCDMEADDSYPKPAKTTMPDPSIHLGTKPKLSIHHRLQGEPQYPDELGMETEEEEEEAGPVKRQKVLERCKFWPVCKSGDECVYHHPTTQCKTFPSCKFGDKCLFVHPNCKFDGKCSKPDCPFTHVSRRGPAPYTPPVRPVPPVQTSSVCRFFPECKKMDCLFYHPKPCRFGAQCKRTGCTFYHPTASVPPRHALKWTKAQSS; the protein is encoded by the exons ATGGAGATCGGTACAGAGATAAGCAAGAAAATACGG GCTGCTATCAAGGGGAAGCTTCAAGAACTCGGTGCCTATGTTG aTGAAGAGTTACCAGACTATATCATGGTGATGGTGGCCAACAAGAAGACTTCCCAGCAGATGTCTGATGACCTGTCCCTCTTCCTCGGCAACAATACCATCAAGTTTACTGTCTG GTTACATGGAGTCCTGGAGAAGCTGAGGTCTGTGGCAGTAG aacccGCGTCCCTGAGGCCTCAGCTGTACTCTGACACTGGCACCTCGTCAGGGAAGAGTGAGTGGAAGGGGGAGGAGTCAAAGGGCCTTGCGGTGTCCAGCTCGCGCTCTGATAGGACAGAGGCCCGTGTGTCAAGCTCCGCCCATGAGCACAG AAGGGTCTCCTCAGACAAAACCTTGTCCCGCCTCACCTCCACGGTCAAGCCCCTGATGGACCCTCCCTCCTCCGAGGCCGTCATCGACATCAAGCCCGAGCTAGACGATGACCTCATCGGCGAGGACCCCGTGGACATGGGCGTCCTCCCAGGTCGCCTGCGCGGATCCACCTCCGGAGGAGGGCGGGCATCAGCTCAGATCTACAGGCCGCCCCAGGGCAGGTCCTCCTCGGGGACAGGCAGGTCGGCGGACGCCTATAGGTCCTCAGAGGGGTCCTCGGGGTCACACAGCAGGCAGCAGCACAGCAGCTATCACCTGGACAGTAGGAGCAGCAGAGACAGCAGGACATATAGAGAAGGAGGCAGCAGCAGG cagcagcagcaggaggaggcttCGAGGAAGCGCAAAGCCCCGGTGGTGAGCTCCGTGGTGCGGGTGAACCAGGCAGCAGACGGGGGTCGAGAcagtgatgatgaggaggaggatgatgatgaggaagaTGAAGGATACGGGGTCAAGAACTTGTCCAGCAGAGTGTCCCTGCCTTCCAAACCAGAACGCAA ACCCTCCCTGCCCCCGGCCAAACAAGCCAACAAGAACCTGCTACTGAGGGCTATGTCTGAGGCCCAGATCTCTATCAACAAGACTGCAGCCTACCTACCTA TACCACAGAGACAGACGGTTCCGGTGGCACCCAGGACGCGTTCAACCACTGACGAGATGAACGCAGCCATCCAGCTGGTTCAGGAGCACCTCCACGGCCTGGTCCCCAGGGGGCAGTCTTACACCCCCTCAGAGCCTCAGCCCCCCAGGCAGCTAG CTCTGGAAGTGGCCGAGGGGAGTGTCCTGAAGCCGTTTGACACACGCTCCTTCATCGTGAGGAGGCCTGAACTGGAGGAGGAGCTGGTTCCTGTCCGGAACAGACTGGGACAACTGGAcagg GTGCCTATGACGAGTAGGCTGGGGTTAGAGGAGATGCCACCACCTATGAGGAGTGGACTGGAGGAAGTGGTACCTCCTATGAGGAGTAGACTGGGACTGGAGGAAGTCGCACCTCCTATGAGGAGCAGACGGGAGGAGACCACCGTGCCTATGAGGAGCAGGCTGGGAGCCATGGTCAAGGAGGAGATCCAGCCAGCTACTCCACGCATGGTGCAGCCAGCCAG CAGTGAGAAGGCTGAAGCTGCGGGGTCAGCCAGTCCTAAGTTCATTGTGACCCTGGATGGGGTTCCTAGCCCCCTGGGTAACCTAGGAGACTGTGACATGGAAGCGGATGACAGTTATCCTAAACCAGCCAAGACCACCATGCCTGACCCCTCCATCCACCTCGGAACAAAACCCAAACTCAGCATCCACCACAGACTGCAGGGAGAACCACAATACCCTGATG AGTTAGGGATggagactgaggaggaggaggaggaggcgggtcCTGTGAAGAGACAGAAGGTTCTGGAGAGGTGTAAGTTCTGGCCCGTCTGTAAGAGTGGAGATGAGTGCGTTTACCACCACCCTACCACTCAGTGCAA AACTTTCCCCAGCTGTAAGTTTGGGGACAAATGCCTGTTCGTCCATCCTAACTGTAAGTTTGACGGCAAGTGTTCCAAACCAGATTGTCCCTTCACTCACGTCAGCCGCAGAGGAcctgccccctacacccctccagtCAGACCAG